The Papilio machaon chromosome 3, ilPapMach1.1, whole genome shotgun sequence genome window below encodes:
- the LOC106712454 gene encoding pancreatic triacylglycerol lipase: MKFLLSFMFCLFLLCANVSAHCPWVTTDELENHISPEDLEEFLNWHHKKHNGTDTSTDDYGSMEPVTDFPESEEVDCFGLGSFASQLINMRPDTSENINTHFYFSSRQNPNRVQVFPGDQFGLEWVDFKPNRRTIMIVHGFMSHSNASWVTAMTNAFLQWGDVNVIAVDWSQGGNTWKYWRAVANTRTVGGDVTGFMQQLMKETGANAKDFHFVGHSLGAHIVSYVSYHLGRVSRITGLDPAQPCFRTNNLVERLDSTDADFVDVIHTNGRLLSKIGFGFPDPTGHADFYPNGGMKQPGCFNTTSSLWARLLPIPVGILQQAVCSHGRAYLLFIESLVSNNCSFRGHQWNLTYEGVNASIVAACDRVGACSEMGIRAIGGSGLPRATGAYFVLTTATEPYCPTDWERRHPQPELLRDLREGFRLDRSVKAVVTDTYADPMATKPPPAKSTFFSWFKNLFG; the protein is encoded by the exons atgaagtttttattaagttttatgttCTGCTTGTTTTTATTGTGTGCAAATGTCTCCGCTCATTGCCCCTGGGTAACGACTGATGAAT TGGAAAATCACATAAGCCCAGAGGACCTCGAAGAATTTCTAAATTGGCATCACAAGAAGCATAATGGAACGGATACATCTACTGACGATTATGGCTCGATG GAGCCAGTGACTGACTTCCCGGAATCGGAAGAAGTGGATTGCTTCGGCTTGGGCTCGTTCGCCAGCCAACTGATCAACATGCGGCCAGACACCTCGGAGAATATCAACACTCATTTCTACTTCTCTTCTCGACAGAATCCAAACAGAGTTCAG gTTTTTCCTGGAGACCAATTTGGTTTGGAATGGGTAGATTTCAAGCCAAATAGAAGGACTATTATGATTGTACACGGCTTTATGAGCCACAGTAACGCTAGCTGGGTGACAGCTATGACTAACGCCTTTTTGCAGTGG ggCGATGTCAATGTCATAGCTGTTGATTGGAGCCAAGGCGGAAATACTTGGAAGTATTGGCGGGCGGTGGCCAACACTAGAACAGTCGGCGGCGACGTTACTGG GTTCATGCAGCAACTAATGAAGGAGACGGGAGCGAATGCCAAAGACTTCCACTTCGTGGGCCACAGCCTCGGCGCACATATTGTCTCCTACGTATCATACCATTTAGGCCGCGTTTCCAGGATTACTG GTCTAGACCCGGCGCAGCCCTGTTTCCGTACAAACAATCTAGTGGAGCGGCTGGACTCTACCGATGCCGACTTCGTCGACGTCATACATACTAATGGTCGACTACTCTCTAAGATAGGATTCGGATTCCCTGATCCTACTG GTCATGCAGACTTCTATCCCAACGGTGGTATGAAGCAGCCTGGCTGTTTCAACACCACGAGCTCTCTCTGGGCTCGTCTCTTGCCCATTCCAGTCGGAA TACTTCAGCAAGCGGTATGCAGTCACGGCCGAGCGTATTTATTGTTCATTGAGTCTTTAGTCAGCAATAATTGTTCCTTTAGAGGACATCAGTGGAATTTAACTTATGAAGG TGTGAACGCGAGCATTGTCGCGGCTTGCGACCGAGTCGGCGCTTGTTCGGAAATGGGCATACGCGCGATAGGCGGGAGTGGCTTACCTAGAGCCACTGGGGCTTATTTCGTGCTTACAACTGCTACCGAACCATATTGTC cgaCGGATTGGGAGAGACGTCACCCCCAGCCGGAGTTATTGCGTGACTTGCGGGAAGGTTTCCGTCTCGACCGGTCAGTGAAGGCTGTCGTGACGGATACGTACGCGGACCCCATGGCCACTAAGCCACCACCTGCCAAATCTACTTTCTTTAGctggtttaaaaatttattcggTTAA
- the LOC106712275 gene encoding transient receptor potential cation channel subfamily V member 5 translates to MGNTESNVTSGVKKQAGTSEQKLYKLVDVKGGGLLVDMMKRAVQNKQYAEIDHAIKTKVEPFLYNKGKGRYCPISHIVLLRNKERPRHKLLPPLRGMENPDEEFDVEKDWPVVTQEEYDANPSGYRELCWDLKERGAVGETVLHICLLNASSLHSDLAKRLLRFYPKLINDVYMSDEYYGESVLHMTIVNEDLTMVKFLLDAGADYHERCYGNFMCPEDQKASRSDSLDHEWVNVQPNTNYDGYVYWGEYPLSFAACLGLEECYRLILARGADPDKQDTNGNTVLHMLIIYDKMSTFDMAYEVGASLSIRNVLNLTPLTLAAKLARIELFVHILNIEREIYWQIGATTCAAYPLGLVDTIDTETGLICKDSALNLVVFGEKDEHLELLDGMLIDLLKTKWNTFVKFRFYRRFIFFSFYFLVSLVCFTLRPGPPERTTNSTVLNTTVVHNINYTEATSDVENCTIINGGEFDSSAVEVLNISKPGPRCSRFKSHPKDKDKSTEPRRENDMEGWWEDLTEECRLMNLDSWQAKVRISGELLLWVGALAYIGAALREARFLGLKMFFENLSTVPSRVMFLFSCLLMLALPTLRLWCADEEEDHVAVIIMLTTAPYFLFFCRGFKTVGPFVVMIYRMVMGDLLRFVCIYLVFVMGFSQAYYVIFLSFDNPNTPEGVDDSVSNPMPSPMESIMAMFLMSLTSFSDYYSAFEHTDHEIEAKFLFVLYMIIVAILLVNMLIAMMGNTYQKIAETRNEWQRQWARIVLVVERGVPPAQRLKQLLTYSQPMANGKRALVLRINQKDEDKEEMKEILEMKRTHDRIVAKRKQREAEMKGMKGRPPPEPVKDYPIKK, encoded by the exons atgGGTAACACAGAGAGTAATGTAACGAGTGGTGTGAAGAAGCAAGCGGGAACATCGGAGCAAAAGCTTTATAAGCTCGTTGACGTGAAAG GTGGAGGTCTACTGGTAGATATGATGAAGAGAGCTGTGCAGAACAAACAGTATGCTGAAATTGATCACGCCATTAAAACAAAGGTGGAACCATTTCTGTACAATAAAGGTAAAGGACGCTACTGTCCCATATCGCATATCGTTCTGCTGAGAAATAAGGAAAGACCTAGGCATAAACTG TTGCCACCTTTAAGAGGCATGGAAAATCCCGATGAAGAGTTTGATGTAGAAAAGGATTGGCCTGTTGTGACACAAGAAGAATATGACGCAAACCCTTCAGGTTATAGAGAGCTGTGCTGGGACTTGAAG GAGCGTGGGGCTGTTGGAGAAACAGTACTTCATATCTGCCTCTTGAACGCCTCATCTCTACATTCTGACTTGGCGAAGAGACTGTTGCGATTCTATCCGAAGTTGATCAACGATGTGTACATGAGCGATGAATATTATG GCGAAAGCGTACTACACATGACGATAGTGAATGAGGACTTAACTATGGTGAAGTTCTTACTGGATGCAGGCGCGGACTACCACGAGCGGTGCTACGGCAACTTCATGTGTCCAGAAGACCAGAAGGCCTCTCGCTCCGATTCCCTCGACCACGAATGGGTTAATGTTCAGCCCAACACTAACTATGACGG CTACGTGTACTGGGGGGAATACCCACTCAGCTTTGCAGCGTGCCTGGGGCTCGAAGAATGCTACCGACTTATCTTGGCGCGAGGAGCAGACCCCGATAAGCAAGACACCAATGGCAATACTGTTCTACATATGCTCATTATATACGACAAAATG AGCACATTCGACATGGCATACGAAGTGGGCGCGTCACTAAGCATCCGCAACGTTTTAAACTTGACACCTCTAACCCTAGCCGCTAAGCTGGCTCGTATTGAGCTGTTTGTTCACATTCTGAACATCGAACGCGAGATCTACTGGCAGATAGGGGCCACCACCTGCGCCGCCTACCCGCTCGGACTGGTTGACACTATTGATACCGAGACTGGATTGATTTGTAAGGATTCGGCGCTTAATTTGGTCGTGTTCGgt GAAAAAGATGAACATTTAGAGCTCCTAGACGGCATGCTGATCGATCTTTTGAAGACCAAATGGAACACGTTCGTGAAGTTTCGTTTCTACCGCcgttttatattcttttcgTTTTACTTCCTGGTGTCATTGGTTTGTTTTACTTTACGTCCGGGTCCGCCGGAAAGAACCACCAACTCCACTGTTTTAAACACTACGGTTGTCCATAACATTAACTATACAGAAGCAACTTCAGATGTTG AGAATTGTACGATTATAAATGGCGGAGAGTTTGACTCAAGTGCTGTGGAGGTGTTGAATATTAGCAAGCCCGGTCCACGCTGCAGCCGCTTTAAAAGTCATCCGaaagataaagataaaagta cagAACCACGACGAGAGAATGATATGGAGGGCTGGTGGGAAGATCTTACTGAAGAGTGTAGACTCATGAATCTTGATAGTTGGCAAGCGAAA GTCAGAATTTCCGGCGAATTGCTGTTGTGGGTGGGAGCGTTGGCTTACATAGGAGCCGCATTACGAGAAGCAAGATTCTTAGGATTGAAAATGTTCTTTGAAAATCTAAGCACGGTTCCTTCAAG agttatgtttttattctcCTGTCTACTAATGCTGGCGTTGCCAACTCTGAGACTCTGGTGTGCTGATGAAGAGGAGGATCACGTAGCTGTCATTATCATGCTTACCACTGCTCCCTATTTCTTATTCTTTTGTAG GGGTTTCAAAACCGTCGGCCCGTTCGTTGTGATGATATATCGCATGGTGATGGGAGATCTTTTGCGTTTCGTTTGCATATACCTTGTATTCGTAATGGGTTTTTCACAAG cgtATTATGTAATATTCTTATCATTTGACAATCCTAACACGCCGGAGGGAGTAGATGATTCGGTCTCAAACCCCATGCCCTCGCCGATGGAGAGCATAATGGCTATGTTCCTTATGTCACTGACGTCATTCTCGGACTATTATAGCGCATTTGAACATACAGACCATGAAATTGAAGCAAAG TTCCTATTCGTGCTATACATGATAATAGTAGCGATACTCCTGGTGAACATGTTGATAGCAATGATGGGGAATACGTATCAGAAGATAGCAGAGACACGCAACGAGTGGCAGCGGCAATGGGCGCGCATTGTGCTTGTTGTGGAGCGGGGCGTGCCGCCGGCGCAGAGGCTAAAGCAACTCTTGACTTACAGCCAACCGATGGCAAACGGGAAGAGGGCGCTAGTGTTGCGGATCAATCAGAAG GATGAAGATAAGGAAGAGATGAAGGAAATCTTAGAAATGAAGCGAACACACGACCGCATCGTAGCAAAGCGGAAACAACGCGAGGCGGAAATGAAGGGGATGAAAGGACGTCCGCCACCGGAGCCCGTCAAAGATTATcccattaaaaaataa
- the LOC106712375 gene encoding velvet complex subunit B, giving the protein MRSAVLVVALLASAAAEAPYHLPRPAFHAPSFSYGHPAPPPPPPPPPPPPAPPAPFPQLPHPHVQQAFHAPPAPQPNFIQSGYNYAQPIPYPQIQYHQQQIQQPPLPQISYNAPSLPVSYPRPQQIYHQPIPSYSQPQAHPSFTYAPQFPVEPIRPLPAFVAPQQYSPIAQQSGQDYAYQQPQSSPPYVSQLPLQSQSFSNFPSSSLSSYQADSNQYNTAAQSQTHSEVLDSTVVNRVQNIIKDNEHKSAKEAGLLSLVSGVSLENARPSVEITSFVQNSAAPNRVIDTSSYSSSSSSLSGASSPSGSLSSFGLTNIQPQQQSTGAISLSFLPHTQPATSYGPPN; this is encoded by the exons ATGAGAAGCGCG GTACTGGTGGTAGCTCTGCTAGCGTCCGCAGCGGCGGAGGCTCCGTACCACTTGCCACGGCCCGCCTTCCACGCACCCTCCTTCAGCTATGGGCACCCTgcgccgcccccgcccccgcccccgcccccgccacCGCCCGCACCGCCTGCGCCCTTCCCCCAGCTTCCTCACCCCCACGTGCAGCAAGCGTTTCATGCTCCCCCCGCGCCACAACCTAACTTTATCCAATCTGGATACAATTACGCTCAGCCAATACCTTACCCTCAAATTCAATACCATCAACAACAAATTCAGCAACCACCTCTCCCACAAATATCATATAATGCACCATCCCTCCCTGTGAGCTATCCACGACCCCAACAAATTTACCACCAACCTATTCCTTCCTATAGTCAACCTCAAGCACATCCCTCATTTACCTATGCACCCCAATTTCCCGTAGAACCAATACGACCTCTACCAGCTTTTGTAGCACCTCAGCAATACTCTCCCATAGCACAGCAATCAGGTCAAGACTATGCATACCAACAACCGCAATCATCACCTCCATATGTATCTCAGTTACCATTACAGTCCCAATCTTTCAGCAACTTCCCATCCTCATCCCTATCCAGTTATCAAGCCGACTCAAACCAATACAACACAGCTGCACAGAGTCAAACGCACAGTGAAGTTCTCGATTCAACAGTAGTTAACCGTGtgcaaaacattattaaagacAATGAGCATAAGTCTGCAAAAGAAGCGGGACTATTGTCCCTAGTGTCCGGTGTGTCATTAGAGAATGCTAGACCAAGCGTAGAAATAACATCCTTCGTGCAGAATTCAGCTGCTCCGAATAGAGTTATTGATACATCATCGTATTCATCAAGTTCGTCATCTTTATCCGGTGCATCTAGCCCGTCAGGAAGTCTGTCTTCATTTggtttaacaaacattcaacCACAACAACAAAGTACAGGAGCAATTAGTTTAAGTTTCTTACCTCACACACAGCCAGCCACTTCTTATGGCCCACCGAATTAA
- the LOC106712386 gene encoding uncharacterized protein LOC106712386: MSNFLDEARYQNQCNTSEVFKKISQNDLNRNEYDDDKNVIQRKTSKEMTRVVVQCSEQTNEIQDRNSQLYRKNRNVTCECYLDSRDIKNTLNQYKVATKVQTKINNSQCSKSNIQTHNDRQQFESTEQQICRKTTQENFHQTCCPCPKPLEPRLQQAPQIRRSSINFNGKKTLKYKEPFNLQELPVHGVQTSDHSIRFPEDTFLLKIV; the protein is encoded by the exons ATGTCTAACTTTCTTGATGAAGCTCGTTATCAAAACCAATGTAATACGTCGGAGGTATTCAAGAAGATAAGTCAAAATGACTTAAATAGAAATGAATACGATGacgataaaaatgtaatacaaagaaaaacgAGTAAGGAAATGACAAGAGTTGTGGTACAATGTAGTgaacaaacaaatgaaatacaaGATCGCAACTCACAACTATATcgaaaaaatagaaatgttaCTTGCGAGTGTTACTTAGATAGtagagatattaaaaatacgttaaatcaatataaagtAGCTACGAaagttcaaacaaaaatcaataacTCTCAGTGTTCTAAGAGTAATATTCAAACACATAACGATCGTCAACAATTTGAAAGCACAGAACAGCAAATATGCAGAAAg acTACACAAGAAAACTTCCATCAAACATGTTGCCCCTGCCCCAAACCTCTGGAGCCACGGTTACAACAAGCACCACAAATTAGACGTTCATCTATAAACTTTAACGGAAAGAagactttaaaatacaaagaacCGTTCAATTTACAAGAATTACCGGTACATGGTGTCCAGACATCGGATCATTCAATACGATTT CCGGAAGATACATTTCTTCTAAAGAtcgtgtaa
- the LOC123723539 gene encoding uncharacterized protein LOC123723539, translating into MYSISNDDYCAGYCYDSGFRGAENVPFYPYVGGQPVVYYSHIAQDHLPQRNKITKKNNPNCFVKAFRWYTQELPSPQPVAPCNNANIGGFATWLDKKYEEYLQDSQCENNCLQYRSKQCSYTKSDRTINRIDYPSRKIRKFPRLKRLD; encoded by the exons atgtatTCAATATCAAATGATGATTATTGCGCAGGATATTGCTACGATTCTGGCTTTAGAGGTGCAGAAAATGTTCCATTTTATCCCTACGTAGGAGGTCAACCTGTCGTCTATTATAGTCATATt GCCCAAGACCATTTGCcccaaagaaataaaattaccaagAAAAACAATCCCAATTGTTTTGTGAAAGCCTTCCGTTGGTATACTCAG GAACTTCCATCTCCACAACCGGTGGCACCATGCAACAATGCGAACATAGGCGGGTTCGCGACGTGGCTGGACAAGAAGTACGAGGAGTACTTACAAGACAGTCAGTGCGAAAACAACTGCTTACAGTACAGATCTAAACAATGTTCTTATACTAAGAGTGATAGAACTATTAACAG GATAGATTATCCATCGCGCAAAATCAGAAAGTTTCCAAGATTGAAAAGGTtagattaa
- the LOC106712274 gene encoding uncharacterized protein LOC106712274: MGFHARNIFIESSFLVRTAKEWNKLPVSVFPSNYDVGAFKNTDCFEYQEPNVSVTTKKSKIHVEATTLNYAVENGDKYKNRLIGSKNKTIPYQYPTGHVLRAELYQNKSGVHLPMSEFMHRGRCRLNVTNDFMQTAVDAFAIFLEGDLNDILRLPPTYVLHSARTISMMNIAREKLAATWTVVKENKPNEEITIQTLELYRPLFKYLNGKEIAKLNLTDNRILTYIGTHAELNRHQVGVVASKYIKLNRRWSEPKYLNLMNNLLCGVPMTYMRRIPENTYLQLTHQLFYHIRACDPLQRRFYLAMMTKSQALGKSYSWNARDVSRLGLLLAEVDGPDLSAINPEAVAGITAHVMQIMNAQNLLYFTDLQLKYMGQKPLNILTGKLKYYKDGTKIYNSKLKLKSAITLPFWWQMETIPTIRTISCFQLQQKNIF; this comes from the exons ATGGGTTTCCATGCCCGAAACATATTTATCGaatcatcgttccttgtgcgtactgcAAAGGAATGGAACAAGTTGCCGgtgtcagtttttccgtccaatTACGacgtgggggccttcaaga ATACAGATTGCTTCGAATATCAAGAACCAAATGTGAGTGTAACAACTAAGAAGTCGAAAATACACGTGGAAGCAACTACCTTGAACTATGCTGTCGAAAATG gGGACAAATACAAAAACCGTTTGATTGGGTCCAAGAATAAGACCATACCGTACCAGTATCCAACAGGACATGTGTTGCG TGCGGAGCTATACCAGAACAAAAGCGGCGTGCATCTCCCAATGTCGGAGTTCATGCATCGCGGCCGCTGTCGCCTCAACGTCACCAATGACTTCATGCAGACAGCCGTCGACGCGTTTGCCATCTTCCTGGAGGGCGATCTTAATGACATTTTAAGACTACCTCCAACATACGTGCTACATTCT GCTCGGACCATCTCGATGATGAACATAGCTCGGGAGAAACTAGCAGCGACCTGGACTGTGGTCAAAGAAAACAAACCCAACGAAGAGATCACGATACAGACTTTAGAGCTGTATCGACCTTTATTCAAATACCTTAACGGGAAGGAGATTGCTAAGCTTAACTTGACTGACAATCGAATTTTgacttatataggaacacaTGCTGAATTGAACAGGCACCAA GTCGGCGTTGTAGCAAGTAAATACATAAAGCTCAACCGACGATGGTCCGAACCTAAGTATCTCAATTTGATGAATAACTTGTTGTGCGGAGTACCGATGACATATATGCGAAGAATACCAGAGAATACCTACCTCCAACTTACTCATCag CTATTTTATCACATACGCGCTTGTGATCCTTTACAGCGGCGGTTTTATTTAGCTATGATGACCAAAAGTCAG GCGCTTGGCAAATCGTACAGTTGGAACGCGCGTGACGTATCGCGTTTGGGTCTTCTTTTGGCTGAAGTGGATGGACCTGACTTGAGTGCTATTAATCCAGAAGCAGTAGCCGGGATAACTGCACAC GTAATGCAGATAATGAACGCgcaaaatttactttatttcacTGACTTGCAACTAAAGTATATGGGACAGAAACCCTTAAACATTCTCACTGGTAAACTCAAGTATTACAAAGATGGAACGAAAATCTACAActctaaattaaaactaaaatccGCCATTACTCTGCcattt tggtGGCAAATGGAAACTATACCGACCATCCGTACGATATCTTGCTTCCaactacaacaaaaaaatatattctga